The genomic stretch TTAGTTGAGATCCGATCCTATCTCGAATCCGGGAACCCCCATGGAAACCGACCTCGGCATCCTTTCCATCGTGCCGCCGGCCCTTGCCATCGTACTGGCCTTCCTCACGCGGAACGCCGTGTATTCCCTGGCGGTGGCCTGCCTGGTGGGCGTACTGATCGCGGGCCAGGGCCCCCTGGGGTTTTCGCAGTTGATGATCGACGCGATCGGGAATACCAGTTTCTCCTGGGTGTTCCTGCTCGAGATCTGCATCGGGATCATGATCGCCTTCTTCATGCGCACCGGCGCCATCGAGGCTTTCACGCAGTTCGTGGCGTACCGAAAGCTGTCGCGCAAGGGCGTACAGCTCTGGACCTGGATGCTGGGCATGTTCGTTTTCTTCAGCGACTATTTCAGCCCGCTCTTCGTCGGGACCACGATGCGGAGCCTGGCCGACAAGGCGCGGATATCCCGGGAGAAACTGGCCTATATCGCAGACTCCACCTCCGCCCCGGTCATTGTCCTCCTGCCCTTCACGGGCTGGGCGATCTACATCTCGGGACTCACCATCGGCATGGGCCCCATCGCCGATGCCGGCGATGCGCTGAACGCGTTCATTCACTCCATTCCCTACAATATCTACGCCATTACGGCGGTCATTCTGGTCGGGTTGATCGCCGCCGGCGTGGTCCCGGAGTTCGGCCCCATGAGGAAAGCGGAACGCCGGGCCATGGACGAAGGCAAGGTGCTGAGAGACGGCGCGGTCCCGCTCATCGGCCGGGAACTGACCGAGACCCCCGTGTTTCCGGATATCAAACCCCGCCTGTTCCTGAACTTCATCCTGCCCGTCATCCTGATCATCGTCATCGTACTGGGTTCCTTTGTGCTCACGGGATCCGCGAAGACGCTGGAGGCCTATCTCGCCGTCGTCATCTTCCTCGGCATATCGATCCGCATCCAGGGCATTCGGCTGAACGACATCATGGACACGGCGATGACGGGCATCAAGGGGATCATGCCGGCCATCATGATCCTGGTTTTTGCCTACACGATCAACCAGTTGAGCAGAGACATGGGTACGGCCGACTACATGGTGTCCATTTCGAGGGATTTCCTCACCCCGTCCATGCTCCCCCTGGCCACCTACCTGCTGGCGGCCGTGATGGCCTTTTCCACCGGCACGTCCTGGGGCACCTTCGCCATCATGCTGCCGATCGCGGTGCCCGTGGCCCTGGTTTATTCCGGGGACGCGCTGACCGACATCGTATACGCGACCATTGCGGCCGTGGCCGGCGGCGGGGTCTTCGGCGACCACTGCTCTCCGCTTTCCGATACCTCGATTCTCGCTTCGACCGGCGCGGCATCGGATCATATCGATCACGTCAGGACCCAGATCCCCTATGCGATGATCGCCGCCGTGTTGACCGGCGTCGTATACCTCGTCATGGGGCTGACCGTATGGTCCTGACCGATTAATGACATCGATCGCATCGGCCTTCCTCCAGCGCATCCGGTCCATCAGGGCGGTCCTCATCGGAGCCGCGCTTTCGATATTCATCGGTTTCACGGGGGAATACTCCGCCAACCAGATCGGCTACGAACCGGCGGCGACCCACCTTCCCCCGGTGTTCCTCGTTCCCTTTCTCTTCTGCGTGCTGCTGCCCAATGCCCTGGTCGCGCGGATCCGTCCCGCGTCGGCGCTCTCGTTCTACGAATTGATCATGGTTTTCGCCATGGGATGGATCGCTTCCACGGTACCCGACCAGGCCATGACGAAATACCTGCTCGTCGTGATCACCGCGCCGTTCTACTTCGCCTCGCCGGAAAACAGCTGGGAGACCATCTTCTTTCCCTATCTGCCCGAATGGCTGGTCCTCAGCGATCGGGCTGCGGCACGGGTTTTCTACGAAGGACTTCAGTCCGGCCAGTCGATTCCCTGGGGCGCTTGGCTGTCTCCCCTTTTCTGGTGGGGATCCTTCATCCTGATCCTGCTTTTCGTAGGTGCGTGCATCGTCGTCATGCTTCGCAAGCAGTGGGTCGAACACGAACGGCTTCAGTTCCCGCTGGGCGAAGTGGGCCTGCACCTGATCTCGCTGGGTGGCGGCAGAGGGAAGGGCGGTGGCATCGGCGAGGGCGGCAGAGAGGAGAGCAGTGGCATCGGCGAGGGCGGCAAACGCTGGATCCAGACCGGTGCCGCGGCCATGTCCCTGGTCATGATCTGGAACATCGTTTCTTTCTGGGGTGTATGGCCACCGGTCCCGATCATGGCCGTACACTCCCGGGTACTTTCCCTCGATCCCGCCTTTCCCGGGCTCATCTTCCGTATGAACGTGTTCGTCTTCTGCCTGCTGATCTTCGTCAACCGGGACGTGCTGCTCAGCATGTGGCTGTTTCTCATCTTCTACATGCTCCAGGAGGGATCGCTCAACCTGCTCGGTGTCGGATCCACCACCGGTACCATCATCCACGGCGGCCTGGCCGGCATTCAGTCCATTGCCGGCCTGGTTACTTTCGTCCTCTTCGGCCTTTGGATGGCCCGCCGGCATCTCGGGGCCGTGTGGCGCCACGCCCTGGGCCGGCAAAGCGAACTGGACGACGCGGAAGAGCTGTTCTCCTACCGCACGGCGGTCTTCGGTTTCCTGTTAGGACTACTTTTCATCATCTGCTGGCTGTACGCCGCCGGCTTGTCCCTTCCGATCATGGCGCTTTTCATCATCCTGCTCTTCATCTTCTACATCGCCCTGGCCCGCGTCGTGGCGGAAACGGGCGTGGTGACGCTCGACCTGCCCATCAACAGCCACCAGTTCTCCATCGCCATCGTGGGGTCCGCGCAGATCGGCCGCGGCGACCTCACGGCCCTGGGCATGGCCAATGGGTTCGCGCGCAACTGGCGCACCTTCACCATGATCGGCACGTCCCACGTAGCCTGGCTCAAGTCCCGGTGGCGCCAGCACCGGCAAACCCCGGCCGATCCATTGCCGGATGCGCGGGGTCCCGGAAGCGGGATCGCTTCCGGGCACCTCTTCGCCGGCGTGGCGCTCGCGTTCTGCCTGAGTGCCGTGACCTCCATCGGCTACGTGATTTACGCCGGGAACACCTTCGGCGCCCAGAACCTGCGGACCGACCTCGGCACGGACCGGGGCATCCGGTTCTACGACCTGATCGTGACCTGGGTCAACAACGCCACGCAGATCAGCGACCTCGAAATCCTGTTTTTCGGCAGCGGGGTCGTGATCATGATCGTGCTCCTGGCCGGGCGGGTTCTCCTACCGTGGTGGCCGCTCCATCCCATCGGCATGGTGGTCGTCATGTCCGCCCCGGT from Gemmatimonadota bacterium encodes the following:
- a CDS encoding transporter translates to METDLGILSIVPPALAIVLAFLTRNAVYSLAVACLVGVLIAGQGPLGFSQLMIDAIGNTSFSWVFLLEICIGIMIAFFMRTGAIEAFTQFVAYRKLSRKGVQLWTWMLGMFVFFSDYFSPLFVGTTMRSLADKARISREKLAYIADSTSAPVIVLLPFTGWAIYISGLTIGMGPIADAGDALNAFIHSIPYNIYAITAVILVGLIAAGVVPEFGPMRKAERRAMDEGKVLRDGAVPLIGRELTETPVFPDIKPRLFLNFILPVILIIVIVLGSFVLTGSAKTLEAYLAVVIFLGISIRIQGIRLNDIMDTAMTGIKGIMPAIMILVFAYTINQLSRDMGTADYMVSISRDFLTPSMLPLATYLLAAVMAFSTGTSWGTFAIMLPIAVPVALVYSGDALTDIVYATIAAVAGGGVFGDHCSPLSDTSILASTGAASDHIDHVRTQIPYAMIAAVLTGVVYLVMGLTVWS